The following proteins are co-located in the Nomia melanderi isolate GNS246 chromosome 1, iyNomMela1, whole genome shotgun sequence genome:
- the LOC116426885 gene encoding ATP-dependent RNA helicase DDX42, whose translation MSYHRGGGNKPRGFGFAGFQMSGTKRSGSNIPPPPPNSTLSKQGYHTMNSITENALSACWGMPKKRSKTEEEYFEDDDDPPTSSLEYIPAPGSPTYDLMKKSAPKEDSDSEEDPLDAFMAGIDAEVKRNNFEAQLAEDERKEDKSKGFRADIDGEDDEESYYRYMEENPTAGLQQEESDQEIEYDEDGNPIAPPKKKEIDPLPPIDHSEIHYEPFEKNFYNVHEEIASLNKQQIDDLRKTLGIKVSGPSPSNPVTSFGHFGFDDALIKSIRKNEYTQPTPIQAQAVPAALSGRDIIGIAKTGSGKTAAFIWPMLVHIMDQRELKAGDGPIGLILAPTRELSQQIYQEARKFGKVYNIQVCCCYGGGSKWEQSKALEGGAEIVVATPGRMIDLVKMKATNLTRVTFLVLDEADRMFDMGFEPQVRSICNHVRPDRQTLLFSATFKKRVEKLARDVLTDPVRIVQGDVGEANADVTQHVIFFSNNPVGKWTWLLQNLVEFLSAGSLLIFVTKKLNAEELANNLKLKEFDVLLLHGDMDQIERNKVITAFKKKDVSTLVATDVAARGLDIPHIKTVVNYDVARDIDTHTHRIGRTGRAGEKGTAYTLVTEKDKEFAGHLVRNLEGANQEVPKSLMDLAMQSAWFRKSRFKGGKGKSLNVGGAGLGFRGRPDVSSTSSGGTSSQGSKDISEVVKKLERHGPGSDRLSAMKAAFRSQYNSQFRASSDHTWEQTITPPSVIMPPPPPVPPKPNTEQPRNQENQTSHAAGERRRVRKSRWE comes from the exons ATGACGACGATCCTCCAACATCATCCTTGGAATATATCCCAGCACCTGGGTCTCCTACCTACGATTTGATGAAAAAGTCAGCTCCCAAGGAAGACAGTGATAGCGAGGAGGATCCACTGGACGCTTTTATGGCTGGTATAGACGCTGaagtaaaaagaaacaatttcgaGGCTCAACTCGCGGAAGACGAGCGTAAGGAAGACAAATCCAAGGGATTCAGAGCAGATATAGATGGAGAGGATGACGAGGAGAGCTATTATAG ATACATGGAGGAGAATCCGACTGCCGGTTTGCAACAAGAGGAATCCGATCAGGAGATCGAGTACGACGAAGATGGAAATCCGATTGCGCCACCGAAAAAGAAAGAGATCGATCCACTGCCACCCATCGATCACAGCGAGATACACTATGAACCGTTCGAGAAAAACTTTTATAATGTTCACGAGGAGATTGCTAGTTTAAACAAGCAACAAATCGATGACCTAAGAAAGACTTTAGGAATCAAAGTATCTGGTCCTTCTCCTTCTAACCCGGTTACTAGTTTTGGACATTTTGGTTTCGACGATGCATTAATAAAGTCCATCAGAAAAAATGAATACACTCAACCCACCCCTATTCAAGCTCAAGCTGTCCCTGCCGCGTTGAGTGGTAGGGATATAATAGGTATAGCAAAGACCGGTAGCGGTAAAACGGCAGCATTTATTTGGCCCATGTTGGTTCATATTATGGATCAACGGGAACTAAAGGCTGGCGACGGACCCATTGGCCTGATTCTGGCCCCAACGAGAGAGTTATCGCAACAG ATTTATCAAGAAGCGAGAAAGTTTgggaaagtatataatattcaagtgtgCTGTTGCTATGGCGGTGGTAGCAAATGGGAACAGAGTAAGGCGTTGGAAGGGGGTGCAGAAATAGTAGTGGCCACGCCGGGCAGAATGATAGACTTAGTTAAAATGAAGGCGACCAATTTAACTAGAGTAACGTTCTTGGTGCTGGACGAAGCCGACAGGATGTTCGATATGGGTTTCG AACCGCAAGTGCGTTCTATATGCAACCACGTTAGGCCTGACAGGCAAACGTTGTTGTTCAGCGCAACATTTAAAAAGAGAGTAGAAAAGCTCGCGAGGGACGTTCTAACAGATCCGGTCAGAATAGTTCAAGGGGACGTCGGCGAAGCGAACGCTGACGTCACGCAACACGTGATATTCTTCAGCAACAATCCTGTCGGCAAATGGACTTGGTTGTTGCAGAATTTGGTCGAGTTTTTGAGCGCCGGTAGTCTATTGATCTTCGTGACGAAAAAG TTAAACGCCGAAGAACTCGCGAACAAtcttaaattaaaagaattcgACGTTTTACTGTTACACGGTGACATGGATCAAATCGAGAGGAATAAAGTGATCACCGCTTTCAAGAAGAAAGATGTCAGTACCTTAGTCGCCACTGACGTCGCCG CCCGTGGTCTGGACATTCCACATATCAAAACCGTTGTAAATTACGATGTGGCGCGGGACATAGACACTCACACACACAGGATAGGTAGAACAGGACGAGCCGGTGAAAAGGGTACGGCCTACACCCTCGTGACGGAGAAAGACAAAGAATTCGCCGGACACTTGGTTCGAAACTTGGAAGGCGCGAATCAAGAAGTACCAAAAAGTTTAATGGACTTGGCGATGCAAAGCGCTTGGTTCCGGAAATCTAGGTTCAAAGGCGGAAAAGGGAAAAGTTTGAATGTCGGAGGGGCCGGACTTGGCTTCAGGGGCAGACCAGACGTATCGTCAACTTCG AGTGGCGGCACTTCATCTCAAGGTTCGAAAGATATAAGCGAAGTAGTGAAAAAATTAGAAAGGCACGGACCTGGCAGCGACCGTTTGTCCGCGATGAAAGCTGCCTTTCGCAGTCAGTATAATTCTCAG TTCAGGGCATCGTCGGATCACACGTGGGAACAAACTATCACGCCTCCTTCTGTAATAATGCCCCCGCCGCCACCCGTACCGCCGAAACCAAATACGGAGCAACCGCGGAATCAGGAGAACCAAACTTCGCACGCGGCGGGAGAGAGGAGAAGAGTGAGAAAAAGTCGATGGGAATAA